In Zingiber officinale cultivar Zhangliang chromosome 3A, Zo_v1.1, whole genome shotgun sequence, the DNA window AGGTTTGGACACTTGAATTATGAAAGTTTAAAGTTGTTATTAACAAAAGAGAAGGTTAGAGGACTACCAACGATCAACCAAGTTGAGAAAGTTTAAGAAACATGTCAACTTGGAAAGCAACACAGAGATCCATTCCTATAACAAAAAATTTGGAGAGCAAAATGGCCATTGGAGTTTGTTCATTTTGACCTATATGGAAATATGCCAACATAATTATTTGGTGGGAGAAAGttcttcattacttttattaatGATTTCACAAGGAAGGTATGAATTAAATTTCTCAAAGAAAAGTCACAAGCTTTTAAGTATTTTAAAGTTGAAGTTTAGAATTATACCGGGGGTTAATATCAAAACTTTAAGAATTAATTGTGGTGGcaaatatatttcaaataaagttgagaaaatttttaaagagCATAGTATAAGGCATGAGTTGACAGCTCATTTTACACCACAATAAAATGGtataagtgaaaaaaaaaataaaactactgTTGAAAGTATGAGATGCATgatcaaaagaaaaaaattaccAAATGAATTTTAGGCTAAAGTTGTTTCTTGTGTAGGTTGTCTTATTAATCATTCTCCAACAAAAATCTTGAAAGATTGCACACCACATGATGCATGGtcatgcggtgatgatgaggggaCCCACCCCGCGGAGGATACcagccacggtggaggtcaaagtcaaggcgatcaACACACAGATAGCATCGATCGATCAGGCGATCATGCCCCGATCGGGGGCAGAAGGACCCGATCTGATCCCACCTTCGACACGGGGAGGTCAAATGACCGATGCTTAATGGAGTATTGGACGTCGGACGAAGGAAGAGACGATGTGCAGAATCcgggccgagcggctacctcaTTGGGTCAGACAGCAGAGCTCGACATTGGCAGAGCGGAACTTCAgccaagcggctaccccgctcggccaggcagcAGGTTTCGGCCTTGGCAGATTTCAACTCCGTCCGAGTGGCTACCTCGCTTGACCTGGCAGCAGGTCTCGATAGTGGCAGAGTGGAACCTCGGTCTAGCGGACACACGTACATGAGTAGCGAGGTTCTGATCGACCGGAACCGGACACCGGAGCCACGAAATTTTGACTGAGCGGCCAACCCACTCGGCCTAGCAGTACATTCtgatatccatcgacatcctttcGGGAGTTGGTGTCGCCGACACCGGGCATGGACAGCCAGAAGATCATacagcggaagcttccactatcacttcagagatatactcggcttgttaaggtactatgtcagggacactttactgacaagtctttttaagaaaaactttaggAAGCGTGCTCGTCTCAAGGAGCGCGCACGCGCGCTAcaggaactctatataaaggggggggccAAACATCGACGGAGGGACGCAATACACGATAGACACTTCTCGCTACTATTCATTttgctcctccttcttcttcatcgccggtgactaacttgaaggggaggtttgtgatgcggtgatgatgaggggtCCTACCCTGctgccatggtggaggtcaaaggaggtcgaagtcaaggtggtcaacgcttAGAAGTCATTGGTCAATCGGACGAGAATGGCCCGATCAGGAAGAGAAAGGCCCGATCCGATATCACCTTTGACTCGGCCATGAGCCGAGCACCCAACGCTCAAATAAGAGGACGACAAAGGGAGCAGTATGTAGAAACCGGGCCGAGcggctcttccgctcggcctagcagcagaCTCAACAATAGCTGAGCACGCGAACAGTggacttccggccgagcggctatcccgctcgggcCAACAACAGAGCACGCGGATAGTGGATTTCCGACTGAGCTGCTATTCCTCTCGGCCCAACAACAGAACGTTCGAACATTGGACTTCCGgctgagcggctatcccgctcggcccagcaacagACAACAAGTGGACGACGGAATTCCGATCGAGAGGCTATTCCGTTCTGCCAAGCAACAAACACAAcaggctatcttttgatatctTTTTGGGAGCTAATGTCGTTGACAGGCGGCATGGccagacagaggatcgtatggcggaagcttctatagtcacttcagagatatgctcggtctgttaaggtactgtgttagagacactttactgacgagtcttttcagggaaaacttgGGGCACGTGCTTTccttgggaagtgtgcacgcgccctacaagagctctatataaaggggggtccaagcattgacggaggtatgcgatatttcaCTGTTacgctacagtcttcttgttgctccactctttgcttcttcttcttcgccagagactgacttaagcgtctaagggtcatcgccggggaccccttccctggctcgacactaatGCCACTTGTGTTGTAGGTCGGAGCATAGTCCACAGGAGAtcagcgggagcgccacatcctTAGCAtctatctcatcgactttcggataggatcaatgtCTAATTAAGTTATCATGTTGAATTAAATTGTCAAGTACATGCATTTGATTAGAAAAATGTAATGGTGTGTTTAATGTAATGGTGTGTTTAATGTAGGAAAATCCAAATTGTTCTTTGGACTTCCTTTGTCATAGCTATATAAGTTAAGTTGcgatataaaaaaatatactgaGAGAAAAAGTTACATTTCTTCCTTAAGTATATCCATTTTCTAAATTGTTATACTCCTCTTCTATCCCCAAATATCATATTTTCTCCCCTTCATCCTCTACCGCTCATTTACTCACCACCTCCTCTAATACAATCTCCCCCACCGCCCGTTGCCTGGCCGCCACCTCCAACATCCTCTCCTCCGCTTGTATTCTCACCACCACCACCAATACACTCGCCGCCACCTCCACTCTAATCACCATATCCACTACCACTAGTAAACTCATTGCCACCCCCACCATTCTACTCTTCCCCATCACTCATTTACTCACCTCTCCATCTATGAACTCGCCACCTCCACCAATGTTCTCACACCCCTATACCCCTATCCCCAGTCTTCTCTCCACCATCACAGTCATCAACTTCATCTCCTCCTGCTCCCATTTCCTCTTTAATGCCACCACAACAAGTGCCTAGTTTCTTACCATCACTTGGTGGGTTGAGTTATACATCACCACCTCTACCAATCTTCAATAGCTACTAACTTCAACCAACATAGCTTCACCATattgttaatattattttttttataagtaaaaaGTGATATATCATGTATCCAAAATGAGATTTTAGGACTTATTCATGTCTGATGAAATATCATATCTGAATAGATACTTagaaatttgtaataatttttgtctTACTTAAAGATACATATCTACACACTCTTGATAAACCCatgtttgttatttttttaatttgagaaAAAGAGTTACCAGTATggataaacaaaaaatttttaccGGTTATCAAGATAAATCCGAAAGTGCAAGCATTGTGTCACCCAATAGCCAACATCCCAAGCCACCAATGCAAACATTTTCTCAAAATGTTTGTTAATTTTACAAATATTTAAATGTCTTTGGTTGAAtgtattataattataaataaattattcgTGAATTAGATGGAGAATTTTTACAATGCCAAATTCATCGGTGGATGGAATAATTTATTAGTGGAGTTAGGTTTGTGCATGTAAAGCTTAAGTTAATTTGATAAATGACACATATTTAATGGTGTTTTTTTTCTAGAAATCATAAATAAGTTGAGTGCAAGTTGATGGATTATCTTTGTAATGCAATGACTAATTTCATATTTACAAGTtactaaaagttaaaaaaaaaagatgtaTAAATTATCCGAATAAGAAAGTTGAATGATGAGAAATTAGCATTGTCTAGTTCTAACTTGCACTCTATATTGCGAGATAAGTTGATTATAGATAATAAAAGTGTACCCTTTAAGAAAAAGAACATCCCTAGCTATTCTATAGAGGATTTTTGGTAAGACATAAAAAAAATTCCAACTCTAATCCTAACatgtaaatataaaatattataagtTGTGAATAATCTCAATTTATCATTACTCTAAATTTTGAATTGACCTTCTTAAGAGACCATCAAATTTTCTTTTAAGAGAATGTATTGGCACCTCAGAACATCTCCTTAGCGCCTCCTTTAGTTTAATTTAGTGAGTTAGATAATGAATTAGTATAAGAATATATAACATTCAAGAAGTAGTTATTGTTTCTATATTTCTCTTTTAACTTTCCTTCCATTTCATTCCTATTAATTCTAATTTGGGTCTATGTTTTGAAAAAGGTCATATATAAAAGTCATTAAGTGGAAGAGTTGCCATTACACTTCTCAAGTGTATCTCTTTCTTCTAGCTTTATTTTACCCTTCATAACTTGATACACTTTAAGACTTAAGATTGAGATTAGACTAACTATCTAATCTAGCATTATAGGTTCAATCTAAATAAAAAGAGATTATATATTTAACTAGAAATGTTACTCACACAGATCATGCATTTCATTGGATACATGCTCTCAACTCTTCTTAAAGTTGTGACTTGTGAGTACCATTGAAGGCCAATCACAAATTATGTCAACATGCTATGCATCTTTGTTGTCCTCTTAGGGAATTCTCCGTCGACACACTTTATGTGATACTTGTTCTTTACTCTGCTTAACATCTTTAATCTTTGCTTAATGTTGAAAAGCAATTGCAAGGTAacaatttatttcatcaaaaataaataaaccgTGCTTATGTTACTCATACTATGTAACTTTAGAATGCATTCAAGTGATCCTCTTGGAAATTCTTCATTGATCGTCTTTTTCTTACATTTCTACTAGCACAAACTATCTAGCTTGcttgttgctttctcttaattcTTTTCTATATTATTTCTCATTGAAAAGTAATTGCAAGAGAAcaatttaagcaaaaaaaaaaaaactaaaatgatAGTTTTGATCAAATTATATTAACTTGGCATGAGTTTAAACAATACCCCCTTAGTTTTTTTGTATGATCAAATTATACGGTTTCGATTGTTAGACTACTCAAATGGTTATTAGATTGTTTAGCCACAGAAAGCAAACCATCAAGTCATAGTATTTATAATCTTATTACACAAGCAAGGAACACTATAGGAGGTGTGACTATTTTATTAGTTGCTAGGGGCTTTAATTATGTAAAAAAGATAAGAATGGAGATTTTATGGTTTCTAATGATTTTATTGGCAGTGTTTAGATCATTCACTAGTTTCATGTTCCCTTGATATAAGGATAGAGAAAGAACTAGTATTGATGGACCATAATTTAAAGCTTTATTCTTAGTAAATTAAAAGTTAGTGGACCAAAAAATATGAACGCATACAAGCAATCCATTCTGATAGACATCCTCATTTCATTTAAACTCATTCTATACATACATAGGAGTGAATCAATACTATACGTTCTTATTTTGCATTAATGATTCATGTATTCAAGATTAAatgcaaaaggaaaagaaaaaaaaaagtagattTTGTAGTAGATTATCAGCTCTAGAAACATATGCCGTTCCTTTTTATCACCAATTGAATGGGGGAAAGCCAGAGCAGAAGGCAGGGCACGAATTCTGTAATCAGGTTCCTTATTCTTTGTGCGGATGTACCAAGAATTGATTCTGATACTTGACTGCCTTTGCTCCTGATTCCTGCTGATTATAATACTCGACCATTGCAGCACCAGTCAAGGCAGCAAGTGTCAAAGCCTGAGCATGTAACCTGCAGGATATGCGCACTGATATAAGCAAACAGATATAAGTCGACCCGAAGTTGTTTTGTACAAACAAGACAGGTGCACATAGAGAAAAGGTTAAGTTTCAAGCCAAACTCAAATGGAGAAATTGAAGCAACTAAGCTCATGGTATCAGCAACCTAATGAGTATAGCTAAGGATAATAAGGTTGCATTTTCTAAACGACTACACTTTTTAAGTTCTTTATGATTAGCAGTACACTCCAAAAAGAAATTTTTGATGGAAATAGAAACAATGCCCCTTTAAATTGTCTCTTCAAGGAACATGTTTCTATTGACTGGATTGCAATAGAGCGTCTCAAAATATTACGATAGAATAAGGCAAAACCAATCTAAACATATTCAAACTAGTGAGATGACACTAAACACAAGCATGGCCAACTTCATATCAGTCAGAAGCTAAGCCCCTCTTGAGCTGTAAGTAATATCTTCAGGCCTAGCTCAGAGATTGGACTTAACTAAAACTTTAGTCAAAGATATATCTTACATTGGCAATGATATTGTTAACTTGCTTAAGAAAGTGCGCTACATAAAAGAAATTGTTTGTTTGAACAGAATTAATTTTGATAATTGTCTCAAAGGATTTAAATAAGTAAAATTTTACCAAGTTAACAAATTTTATATGTAAAATGCTCTACTACCATGAGTGTCAATTTAGTTTTCAGTGGAAGCAAAGCCCAGGAGTGGAACAAGAGAGTAAGGGATATCATTAGCATCTGCTCTCTTTAGCCCTACTAGCAAAATacaaaatatgtgacacaatGGCTTTTTGAACAGTATGAAATGCTCTCTGAAAcatggagataaaattttatttcgtTAAAGAAAACAACCTGAGCGAACGGATGTAAGAAAATATTGGAATGATATTCATTACTGATATTACTGGGATGTGATTTACTGATACCAAACTGCAATTGCGAACCTAAAAACATGGATATCATGAGGCGTGAGAGCCTTTTCAATTCAAGAGCCTGCATCTACTATTAGCAGAGGAACGCTCATCGGGGAGGCCATGGCCATTCCCATTACACGGTCACGCATGGTCCAATATACATTTACATTGGTAAAGTTTGGTTTTCATCAGATTCAGTTAGCGCACAATAGAAGGGCTCATCTATAATCTCAATTAAGCTCCAGAACCATTCTACCTTATACTAATTCAGCTGTTGAAAAGTATGGAGGCCGGGGGAAAGTCTCTCAGAAGCATTTAAGCAAACATATTCGTTGGCTACAACGAATTAGAGACCCAAACAACTTTTGAGGATGGGAAACAGAGAGAATCAAACCTGGCATGGATGATCTTGACGCTGAGTTTCATGTTAGGTCGGGACCAGTTGTACGCGATGGAGCCACCTATCCCGCTGAGCCAAAGGCACCCTTTTTGGTCACCACACCACAAAACGCCCAAATCAATCGTCAGCAAACTCatcaaaaggaagaagaagaagaaaaggaagaggacgATCGAATAGTTTATTACCGACGGCGCGAAGCTTGTGGTCGACGACCCATTTCTTGATCGATTCCAACGAGTTCGAACTCTCCGCCATTCCTAGATTGCTCTATAAAAAATACCCTTTCCGTTCGTGTCACGCTCTCTCTCGATCTCGAGCTTTATATAGAAGGAGGAAGTCCAAGGTAGCGTGTGCCACCGTCGCGCTGACCGTCGCCGGCCAGGGGTCACGCGGAAGAACTCGCGCCGCGTCGCTTCGTAGCACGAGAACATCGTTTATTGTGATTAGTCTGAGATCGGAGGGATGCGATTGGTCACATCACACGTGGACGGTCTCGATGTCACTTAGCGGGAGAAAGAAGAAACACACGGCGAGTTGGTAGGGGTTGTGGCTTTTGGCTACGTATGTAGGGACGTTTTACACTGTTAACAAATTATTGTTTACATCAGAAGACGTGAAGAATTTTTCCAACCTCCTGTTGACGTCCGGGTATGCAATAAATCATATTGAGTTATGTACGGGTATGAATTATACGCGCCGAATATCATACTGATCGGGATAATATTTCAAAGtagaataattaatattttatcatgtaaattttttattattatataattgATATATTAAATTCAAGATTAATACAGAATAAAAATGATCgagtgataatgagtgaaacggttgGCGTTTAACTGCTCGGCGAGTAATGGTTATTAATCAACCATTAATGCTGTCGTTGATATgagttcctatataaggaggttacgATCACAGACAAAAGACACACAACAAcacaagcagaagctctccactTTCATTCCCTCGTTCTCTGTCGTGTAACTCCTGCTCCGCTGAGTGCCGTGATAGCATTCGGGTGTCACTTAGTTCGTCATAACCACTAGTGCTTGGTGAAATCATGatcaaccgttgtatcctgggaaacagacgacccgagtaaacctcgaagcaatgtcggaggtggggtgaatctgtttcaaggaaactgtgtcaaTCACAAGCCTCGGTTAGCTCGTTCGGTCGACCTCTCCACTCGCCCGGTTTGTCTCTTTGATTGCTCGGTCTGTCTGTTAGCTCGCCCGGTCGGCTTGTCTCCTCGCCCGATCGGCCAGTCTGTTCGCTCGACCTGTCTGCTCGCCTGGTCGGCTAATCTGTTTGCCCGATCTATCTGCTCGCCCGGTCGGCTAGTCTGTTCGCCCGACCTATTTACTCGCCCGGTCGGCTAGTCTGTTCGCCTGGCTTGTCTGTTCGCCCAACCTGTCCCGACCTGTCTGTTCACCCAACCTGTCCCGACCTGTCTGTTCGCCCAGCCTGCCTCTCACTAGGCTTGTTTGCCCTCCCGGTCGACCTTTCTGCCCGGTCGGCCTTACTGCCCGCCCGACCGTACTGCTTGGTCGGTCTCTCTAGTTGGACGACTGCTCTGTCTGATCGGACTCTGTGCTCTTGACTGCTCGGCTCGGTAATACAGACCTGCTGCTCAACAGATCTGCCTGCTCAACAACTGAGTCTGATCTGTTGCTCTTCGGCACGGAGTATAAACCAGCCCTTGCTGGCAGCCTAAGATTATCCACTCAGGTAATctctattgtaagttgaatttaaattctgtgtaattttaAGTTCAGCTAAGTTCTTAAAATCTCCGACAACAGATTATTTGTCCAACATAAATGACTTACCATATAATGAAATGTGGGAAATGATATTCGATaagtttcttaaaaaatatataacaaaaaaattaaaaattataaaaaaatttattcacaTTGTAAACAAAGATTGTCTGGCTGGTACCACAAGTAACTACACGTTGTAGTTAATATTGGATAGGACATGACAAcaagaaaaatttaaaagtatATTTTTCATCACTAATTTGTTCAAGAGTTAATACATCGTGGAAGAGTTTAAGCCAGAAACTACAACTTTAAATACTATGTCTATTCTTCATCATTAATTCACAATGTAGAAGGATTAAGATATCAATTGACATGTAGCAGTTATTATacaaatagctgctacaacgtatagcATATAGGATTTGTATATTGTagcataaactctaataaaaaatattatataggaAGGTCTTATGATCGAGAATGGAGGGGTGGGAGTCGTAGCGTTGGCTTTGTTTGTGGCGATAGTTTGGGGAACTTCCAGCCTGTTTGAGAAGAAGCTTGCAACACTTTTGATTATCTTGTGGCGGACGAGCAGAAGGGGAGTTGGCGGCAACGATGAAGGGTTTAGAGTGAGCATGTCTGAGCGAGGGAGTGACTTAGAGAGAAAACATATTTTGGAAAGTATTTTGAAGGTTTTAAGTTGAGGGCGGGCGGAAAGAAAGATTAACTAAAAAAAGCTTGTGACTGAGAGGGAAAATAGATTTAAGAAACTATTTTGAAAGTTTCTAATCCATTTGAGAAGAAGCTTGCGGTTGTATTTTGCCCTTAGCTTGCAATGTTTTTGCTTT includes these proteins:
- the LOC122052415 gene encoding uncharacterized protein LOC122052415, with protein sequence MAESSNSLESIKKWVVDHKLRAVGCLWLSGIGGSIAYNWSRPNMKLSVKIIHARLHAQALTLAALTGAAMVEYYNQQESGAKAVKYQNQFLVHPHKE